DNA sequence from the Anaeromicrobium sediminis genome:
TGGTATTGGATTATTTATTGCATTAATAGGATTAGTAAATGCAGGCATTATAGTATCGGGTAAATTTCATGTAGGTGATGGAAAACTTGATGGACTTATAGTGAAGTTAGGTGATGTGACTTCTGGTGCACCATTGTTAGGTTTAATTGGATTACTAATTACAGGTGTATTACTTGCAAGAGGAGTTAAAGGAGCTTTATTAATTGGTATATTACTAAGCACAATTATTGGTATACCTATGGGAGTTACTAACGTAGAAGGTTTTAAGCTCATAAGTGCGCCTCCATCACTTACGCCAATTCTGTTTAAGCTTGATTTCTCAAACGTGTTTTCTATGGATATGCTAATTGTATTATTTACCTTCTTATTTGTAGATATGTTTGATACGGTAGGAACGTTGGTTGGAGTAGCAACTAAGGCAGATATGCTCGATGAAAAGGGCACTTTGCCTAGAGCTAAGCAAGCTCTTTTTGCTGATGCTGTAGGAACAACATTAGGAGCCCTTTTAGGAACTAGTACAGTTACTACATATGTTGAAAGTGCTTCAGGTGTTGCAGAAGGTGGAAGAACAGGGTTAACAGCTTTATCAACAGCTGGCATGTTCGCCTTAGCTTTACTATTCTCTCCAGTATTTATTATGATACCAGGAGCAGCAACTGCTCCAGCATTAATTCTTGTTGGTTTGTTCATGATGAGTCCTATTCTTAAGATAGACTTTGATGATTTCACTGAGGCAATTCCAGCATTCTTAGCTATAATAATGATGCCCCTTGCATACAGTATTGCTGAAGGTATAGTATTCGGTATGGTTAGTTATGTGTTACTAAAAACATTAACAGGAAAATCTAAAGAAGTATCTCCATTGATGTATATAATTAGTATACTTTTCGTAATTAAATTCTTTATTTAAATACATAGTGTAAATTTAAAAACCCCTATCTTTTTAGTAAGGGACAGGGGTTTATTAAATTACACTATGTATATAGATTTGTAAATTGCAAACTAGGTTCATTTAAACCTAGTTCAGGAAAAATTTGAATAAACCTAGCTTGGAATTCATAAATCTATAGACTTAATAATTTAAAGGGGGATATATATGTCAACGGTGAAGATTTCTAAAGGAACAATCGTAACTATGAATAAGGGACGAGAAATTTTTAAAGGTGATATCTTTATAAAGGATGATAGGATAGATGAAATTGCCCCATCTATTGAGAGAAATGCAGATATAGAGATAGATGCAGAGGGGAAAGTTATAATTCCTGGACTGATACAGACCCATATCCATCTGACTCAAACATTATTCAAGGGGATGGCAGATGACTTAGAGCTTCTTGATTGGCTAAGAAAAAGAATATGGCCACTAGAAGGAAACCATACTGAGGAAACAAATTATATTTCTGCAAAGCTTGGATTAGCAGAACTTATAAAAAGTGGTACCACATCAATAATAGATATGGAGACAGTAAATCATACTGAAGCTACCCTAAACTCCATAGATGAAAGCGGATTTAGAGCAATAGTAGGTAAATGTATGATGGATTACGGGACAGGTGTTCCAAATAGTCTAATGGAGAATACTGAGGAATCCATAAGGGAGAGTGTTAGGATATTAAAGAAATGGCACAAAAGTAGAAATGGAAGAATTCAGTATGCATTTGCCCCAAGATTTGTTGTTTCGTGTACAGAGGAATTACTGGTTAAGGTTAGGGATTTATCAAAAGAATACGGAGTTATGGTACATACCCATGCGTCAGAGAATAGAGGAGAGATAGAATTAGTTGAAAAGGATAGGGGTATGCGAAACATTAAATATTTGCATAAGCTTGGAATAACAGGAGAAGATCTTATATTAGCCCATTGTGTATGGCTTGATGATGAGGAAATGAGAATATTGGCGGATACGGGAACGAAGGTGGCCCACTGTCCAAATTCTAATTTGAAGTTGGCCTCAGGTATTGCAAAAATTCCAGAGTTACTTAACTTAGGAGCTAATGTATCAATAGGGATTGACGGTGCACCTTGTAACAACAATTTGGATATATTTAGAGAAATGAGGAGTGCAGCACTAATTCAAAAGGCAAGACTTCTTAGTCCTACTGTAATGCCAGCGGAGAAAGTATTTGAGTTAGCCACATTAAATGGAGCTAAAGCAATGGGGATGGAAGATGACCTTGGAAGTTTAGAAGTAGGAAAAAAAGCTGATATTGTAATAATAGATCTTAACAAGATCAGTAATGCACCTAATGCAGGAGCTAATATCATATCACAATTAGTATACTCCGCATCGGCTTCTGATGTTGAAACAACAATTATAGATGGAAAAATTGTTATGAAGGATAGAGAACTTCTAACCTTAAATGAAAAATCAATTATGAGTGATGCAAACAG
Encoded proteins:
- a CDS encoding NCS2 family permease encodes the protein MKIKEGKQLSSFTKNDGFFERKFKLSENNTNVKTEIMAGITTFMTMAYILIVNPLTLSATGMDFGAVFTATAVSAIFATLIMALYANLPFALAPGMGLNAFFAFSVVLGMGYSWQFALTAVFIEGIIFIILTFFNVREAIINSIPLNLKRAVSVGIGLFIALIGLVNAGIIVSGKFHVGDGKLDGLIVKLGDVTSGAPLLGLIGLLITGVLLARGVKGALLIGILLSTIIGIPMGVTNVEGFKLISAPPSLTPILFKLDFSNVFSMDMLIVLFTFLFVDMFDTVGTLVGVATKADMLDEKGTLPRAKQALFADAVGTTLGALLGTSTVTTYVESASGVAEGGRTGLTALSTAGMFALALLFSPVFIMIPGAATAPALILVGLFMMSPILKIDFDDFTEAIPAFLAIIMMPLAYSIAEGIVFGMVSYVLLKTLTGKSKEVSPLMYIISILFVIKFFI
- a CDS encoding 5'-deoxyadenosine deaminase gives rise to the protein MSTVKISKGTIVTMNKGREIFKGDIFIKDDRIDEIAPSIERNADIEIDAEGKVIIPGLIQTHIHLTQTLFKGMADDLELLDWLRKRIWPLEGNHTEETNYISAKLGLAELIKSGTTSIIDMETVNHTEATLNSIDESGFRAIVGKCMMDYGTGVPNSLMENTEESIRESVRILKKWHKSRNGRIQYAFAPRFVVSCTEELLVKVRDLSKEYGVMVHTHASENRGEIELVEKDRGMRNIKYLHKLGITGEDLILAHCVWLDDEEMRILADTGTKVAHCPNSNLKLASGIAKIPELLNLGANVSIGIDGAPCNNNLDIFREMRSAALIQKARLLSPTVMPAEKVFELATLNGAKAMGMEDDLGSLEVGKKADIVIIDLNKISNAPNAGANIISQLVYSASASDVETTIIDGKIVMKDRELLTLNEKSIMSDANRLIKGQMDKLKI